The Xanthomonas sp. DAR 80977 nucleotide sequence TGCCGCCGCTGTCCTCGACCAAGGCGCTGTCCGGGCATTCGCTGGGCGCGGCCAGCGTGCACGAGGCGATCTATTGCCTGCTGATGATGCGCGACGGCTTCATCGCCGGCTCGGCCAACATCGACGCGCTGGATCCGCGCGCCGAGGGTTTCCCGATCGTGCGCGAGAGCCGTGAGGCGACGCTGCGCACGGTGATGTCCAACAGCTTCGGCTTCGGCGGCACCAACGCCGCGCTGGTGTTCGGCAAGCCCTGATCGGGCCTGGGCACGGCAGCGGCAGGGGCGTCCTGCCGCTGGCCGCCGGCAACGTCAGCGCTCCAGTTGCCTGTCGTCGCGGCGCTTCTTCTCGTCCTCGTCCTTGGTCCGTTCCTTTTTGGGCGGCGGCGCGGATGGTGGCGGTGGCGGTGGCGAAGCAGGCTTCGGTGGCGGTGCCGGCGGCGGCGTGTGCTGCGCCGCCTGCACCACCGTCTCCGGCTTCGGTGGCCACCACGACGAGGCGGACGTCGATGGCGGCGGGGACGCGCTCGACTGGTGCGTGGATTCGCGCCAGCGGCGATCCTCCTCGTCGCGCCGCTGCTGCTCCGCCAGTTCCTTGTTGCGCTTGGGGTTGAGCGCATCCGGCGGCGGCGCCTGGTACATGCGCTCGCCCGGCGGAATCCATTGCGACTGCACCGGCGCCTCCACCGCAGGCTGCGCCGGCTGGTAGCCGCGGGTCTCGGCGATGCGTGGCGGGATCAGCTGGCGCTTG carries:
- a CDS encoding SH3 domain-containing protein; its protein translation is MKRGIWMAPLLLAAAAPVMAQSGSGFARSGANLRAGPANEYPRVATVVSGDSLTVYGCINDFSWCDVRWREARGWLPAGVVEFDARDGAIAPVIGFAVDPYWDAHYRGRPWARDRARWRQQPQASPSAPAPVPEALKRQLIPPRIAETRGYQPAQPAVEAPVQSQWIPPGERMYQAPPPDALNPKRNKELAEQQRRDEEDRRWRESTHQSSASPPPSTSASSWWPPKPETVVQAAQHTPPPAPPPKPASPPPPPPSAPPPKKERTKDEDEKKRRDDRQLER